The Deltaproteobacteria bacterium genome has a segment encoding these proteins:
- the tuf gene encoding elongation factor Tu (EF-Tu; promotes GTP-dependent binding of aminoacyl-tRNA to the A-site of ribosomes during protein biosynthesis; when the tRNA anticodon matches the mRNA codon, GTP hydrolysis results; the inactive EF-Tu-GDP leaves the ribosome and release of GDP is promoted by elongation factor Ts; many prokaryotes have two copies of the gene encoding EF-Tu), translating to MSKAKFERTKPHVNVGTIGHVDHGKTTLTAAITKYLSTKGQASFVA from the coding sequence ATGAGCAAAGCAAAATTTGAGAGGACGAAACCACACGTGAACGTAGGGACAATCGGACACGTGGATCATGGTAAGACAACACTGACCGCGGCAATCACGAAGTATTTGTCAACAAAAGGACAGGCGAGTTTTGTGGCGTA